TCGTTCGAGGTATTTCTACGATCTGTAGTTTACAATCTGTAGTTATTGTTTAAAGATCAGTTCATTAATTTCTTCTCCCATCTTTTTAGAAAGTATTGATGCGCCTGTTTCATTTAAATGGGCGTGATCGAAGAACATATCAGTTTTAAAAAGCGACATGGTATCAAATCTTATATAAGGGATATTGAATTTGGCTGAAAGCTGAGTGCCTGTTTTAATGGCTATTTCTTTTTTAATTTTTTCGGTTTCAAAGATGGAATCTTTAATAGGAGGATAAAACAAAAGCACTTTTGTTCCTTTTTGCAAGAATGATGTTATTATGTTTTCCATATTAGCAACCTGCGCAAGATTTATCTTAAAATCTTTATTCTTACCATCATCAATTACAATGGCATGATCTTTAAAATTGAGTGGATTCAGAGAAGTAAATCCACGGTACGAATATTTACCATATGCAGACCCTGATGCATTCAGGTCTGATCTAAAAATGGTCATTCTGTTGTAGTCATCAAAAAAACTGTATTTGGTAAAAGGAAGGAGTTTAATAAGGGCAGTGTTGTAATGCATCTTTTTCATAGCATCGGTAACAGTAGGGCTTTTTAAATAATACAACAAGCCAAACATTGCTTCAAAGGCATCTGTACTGTCTATAGAATATTCATCTAAATTAATCGCTACTATTTTAGGAGCAGGATGGTTCTCAAGATACCAGTTAGCAAAAAGTGCCGTTACTCTTGGATCTGCACCTGCAATTCCAAAATTGAAAGAGCTAAGCTTTGTACAGGAATCTACATAGTAAGGATCTATTCCAAATTGTACACGGGAATCACCAAAGAATAACAGATCGTAGTCAGGTGTTGAATTGGCACAGGCATCTCCTTTATCAAAAAAAACTCTTTGCCAGTTTTCTTTAAAGCGATGATCAAAATATGTTCCGCATACCCAGGCAATGAGTAAACTTGAAAGTAATGTTATTAAAAGTCGTTGCCTGTACATTAGAATTGAAAATAAATAAAGGATATTTTATGAAATACTCCCCAAAAAATAATGAGGAAGCAATTTATATTCATGAATATGATGTCTGCTACAAAATATTTATTAAAAGAATTTAAAGTTAAAGACGAAAATCGTTCAACGCCGAAAACATACCCACAAACAAGTGCAATGAGAATGATCGTATTCAACCCATAATTGGTTAAAGCACCGCGGAGAGAAAAGTTACTGAAATGTAATGCGCTTGTTATTACCTCTATTGCATTGTGGAATGAGGAAGCCCTGAAAAATATCCATGCAAATAGAACTACTAAAATGGTCAAAAACCAACCTATGATCTTCGGGAATATTCTCTTGCTTATATATCTCTCATACAAATTGAACAGAACAGCATAGCTGCCATGCAACGATCCCCATATAATGAAATTCCAACCAGCGCCATGCCACAAGCCGCTTAAAATAAAAGTGCATAATGTGTTGACGTTTTTCTTTAGTTCTCCTTTTCTATTTCCGCCCAGCGGGATATAAACATAATCTCTAAACCAGCTGGATAAGGACACATGCCAACGATGCCAAAATTCTTTGATGTTCTTAGAAAAATAAGGTCGTTTAAAATTAATGCAGAGATCAATGCCCATGCATTTGGCACAACCAATGGCTATGTCAGAATAGCCTGAAAAGTCAGCATAAATTTGAATAGCAAAGAAAATAACAGCCAGCCATGTGGCACCGCAATTTGCGTTTAATGGATGATTAAAAACATTGTCAACAAAACCTGATAGCCTATCTGCTAAAACAACTTTTTTTACAAAGCCCCAAAGCATCAGGCGGATGCCTTCGTGTAAATTTTGCCAGTTGAATTTATGTGCGGTAAAAAATTGTGGCAGCAAATGTTGTGGACGTTCGATAGGACCTGCTACTAATTGCGGGTAGAATAGTACATACAATGAAAAGTATCCTAAATGTTTTACTGCCTTTTGATTGCCTCGATATACTTCTATGGTGTAGCTAAGTGATTGAAATGTATGAAACGATAATCCAAGCGGTAAAATAATTTTAAATAAAATAAAATTGCTGCCAATGGCGGTGTTGATATTCTCAATAAAAAAATTAGAATATTTAAAGAAGAACAATAAGCCCAGGTTGGAAAAAATGCTTACTAACAGCCATTTCTTTTTTCGTTGGTTTTTTTCTATTTGAAGGGCAGAAAAAAAGTCAATTAAAATAATGCCAAACAAAATAAAGATAAAGGCCGGGATAAAGAAACAATAAAATATACAGCTTGCTATTAACAATGTGATCCACCTGTAACTAAATGGAGTAAGATAATACAGCAAGGTTACCAGCGGAAAGAAAAGTAAAAATTCAAATGAGTTAAAAAGCATATAGTTGTAACAAATATAGGGACTGTACGAGATTTGCTGTTTATGCATTCGCTACGTTCCCATTCTCTACAAAAGCATAGCTGATATCAACAGTGCTGTATGCATTTAGCTTTGCAAGGTCTAACGTGGTTTTGCTGTTGGCTTTATTACGATGATACATCATGGAGAATTTTGCGCCTATCACTAACTCCTTAAATGTATATGAAGTGCGGCCAACTACCGTATTACTAAACATGTCATCAAATGCTTTCAGATAAACAATCACTTCGCCATTGGCATTTTTAAAATCATCGATAGAGAATTTGTAAAAAGGACTTGTTTCGGTAATATGATGTACAATCGTCCAGCTTAATGTAAGCGCATTTACTTTGTCATATTCTAAGTCTAAAGGGAAAAATTCATTTTTTTGAACTCCATTATCATCCACAATTAGTGCTGCGGTAACTTTTGCTTCTGCATCTATTAACGTCGTGTTTTTATAAGGAGCTACCCGCAACATTAACGCAACGCCTCCTTTATAAGGCGCTAATAACATATTGGGACTAAAACGCAGATAGGCTTTTGGTTTGGAAAATCGTCCATAAAATAGACCGGTTGCAATGGCAAAGGATAATAAGCCGAGTAATGCTTCCAGGGAAGAGACAGCACTTGTAAAAAATCCATTAGGACTTACGTGCCCGTAACCAACTGTTGTAAATGTTTGTGCGCTGAAAAAATAGGCTTCACCAAACTTTCCCAATGTAGTAGGAGCTGTAATGCCAACAAGGTTTTCAATACCTGTAAGGAAGTAAATGCCTGCAAAAATGAAATTTACAACAATGTAAAATAACAAAATAATGGTAAAGAATTTCCATCTCGGTAATTGTAACATCGTGTGATACCAGCTGATGCTTTCTAAAAAACTTACTCCTTTTTTTTCTATATTGGGAGTGCCATCTTTGGTTACAAACCTGCCGCCATAGCTATCGGCATTTACGCCAAAACCACTATTGATTTCTGTTTTAGCCTTTCTGTTTATATTGCGTAATAATGCCATGTTGTTATCTTTTGGTAATTTAAAATTACAGCTCATTTTTCATTAAAAAAGCACCATATGTTTATAAAGGATCTTTGGAAGTTTAGCAGGGTGGGTGCAGCTATTTTTATTCTTTATATTTTTTTCTGGTTCTTTATCAATTATAAGCAAGGCGCTACGGCTACTCCTGTTACCCGGTACAGCATGTTTTCAAAGAGTATGTCTTTAAAAGATACCTTATCGGTGCTTGAATTATATGTAAACAATAAGCGGCTTGATCTTACAAAATATTCTTTGGCAGAAAGAGATCTTATGCAAACATGTTTAGCAGGTTATTTGGTAGAAAAGAACAGCAATGAGGAGGTTTACTATTCTATCAAAAATGTATTTAATAAAGCCGGCATAGGAAGCTTGATGAAAAAGGAAATGTATAGCAATGCTATTACTGCAAAAGAGTTTGAGCAATGGTATAAAAAAATGATCTCAAAAATTGTAGGATACCCTGTTGATGTGGTGACTGTATATTACCAGGCATATTTATGGAAGAGCAATAGCCTGCAACCTGTAGCAGACCCTGTTAAAATTAATTTAGATGCTGACAGATAAACATATCCGGCAATTTGCCCGCTTTTATCTTTTGTTTTTTTTGCTGTACTACGTGTGTAACTGGTATAACGGACTTTTGTTTTCTTCTATTCAACCTGTTTTTTTCTTTAATAACCTGGATATAGTTCATAATGGTTTAATGCTCTCAGATCTCCAGCATCGATTATTGGGAAATAATTATTGGTGTATCACTTTTGATATTATTTATTTGTTGCTGCCTTTTTTGTTAGTGATGGCAATTGAAAGAAACAGCAAGTATAAAATAGGACTTGCTTATTTTACTGCGCTGTTTAATCTGGTGTATGGTGTTTTCTTTTCATCCATTTCATTGATAAGTGTAGAAGTGTATGTAAGCTGGACAATGATCCCATTACTGTTTGCTGTGAAAACAAAACAAGGTTTCTATTATTTTTTGCATTGCGAACGATTGATCGTGGCATTAATGATGGCATCTGCAGGCATTTGGAAAATAATAGAAGGAGGGTTATTCAGCATGGAAACGTTTAGCTGTAACCTGTTAGGTAATCACGCTGTCTTTCTAATTCAAAATAATGATTACTGGTTTACAGGTTTAATTTATTGGTTAGTTCAACATCGGGTATTAACTTATTTGCTTTATTTAGCGGGCGCTGTCATTGAACTTTTATTTATAATTGCATTTTTTACAAAACGCTATGATCGTTTCTTAATAGTAATCTTTTGCTTATTCTTTTTAGGCGATCTGTTTTTAATGCGAATAAATTATTTTACTTCCTGGGCAGTGTTAGCATTGCTTTTCTACTATTCAAGATATTCAGTAAGTGATTAAGGCTGCCTTTCTTTTTTTATGTAATAATAGAGTAGGAGGATGATCAGCTTAATAGTTACAACTACTCCTCCGATTGCGTACCACCATACATGCAATTGCTTAAGCAGCACATAGGCGATAGCTGTTATTAAAACAGATGCAACCATAATACTTATCAGCTTTAATAGCGGAAAAAAATCGGTTATTTTTTGCCGAAGGATCTTAGCCGTCTCCCATAAATAATAAAATGCCTGTGTGTAAGTGGATAGAACAAACGCCAATGCCAGTCCTGGTAATTTGAATAAAGGGTACAGCACACACATAAGTACCAATGCCACAGTCAAGTCAAGAATAGACCCTTTTACAATTATATTGTTTTTGTGTTGTGACTGCAATAATGCGGTGTAATTAGTAATACGTACGGGGATAATAAAAATACTTACTAAAAACACCGGTATGGCATCTGCGTATTTGTTGCTGAAAATAAAAGTGAAAAACTCGGTATGATAAAATAATAAAAAACAGAATGACGGAAACGTAATAGCAGCCAGCAATAAAGAAGAGCTGTTAAATAGTGCTTTTATTTTTTTTGTATCCTCTGTTCCGGTCTTAGCCATTTCTACCAACATAATATTGCCTACAGCGCCCAGCATTAATGCAAATACAGGAATTTCGTAAGAGCCATTAAAATACAACGCAAACCGGGTGACCGAGATCAATAAAAGTATTATCCATTTATCGACCCATTTGAATATAATTCCTAAAACATCATTTATGCCTAAAAAGAACCATTGACTGGTAACCGGTATTGTCTTATCATCTTTTATTGATATTTTTTTGCGTGAATAACCTGCGAGGAGTATTAATGTTTTTACAATAAACAAAACAGCCAACCCGATCAATAACAACTGCAAAGAATAAGTATGTTGTAGTATAAAAATGTGCCAGCCTAAATAACCTATATTAAAAATGATATTGGTTAGCAAGACCAATTTTTCTTTTTCTTTTTTAATAACGATGGTCTCCGTAATGATAGAAAAATTCTGGACAATTATTAAGCCTATCAACAACCATCTTTCTATATGAGAAAATTGATTTGATAAAAAAAGCAGGTAAATGAAAGGAATGATATTGAGTAAAACAATGGCTGCAACAAATCGATTCCTGTTATTGATGATCCAATGTTTAATACTTTGTAACGGAACTGATAAGAGCAAGGATGGGAGTCCAAATAGTCCAATAACGCTTATAACATTTGTATATAGCCAAACAGATTGATAATTCCCATAATCAATGATCGATAATTGCCTGGAGTAAATATAAATAACAGCGATCTGTGCAATTAGTTTTACAAGTAAACTAAGCAACAGAAGCAATGAGCGTTTTGCAAATTGCTTTACAGAAAATTCAGCTATTATATTTTGTTCGGGCAAATTGCTCACAGGCTGTTTTATCCAGTTGATTAATTATTTGAGCAGGATTACCGGCAATTACACAATAGCCTTCCGGAAAACTTTTTGTAACCACAGCGCCGGCGCCTACAATGGTAAAATCTCCTAAATGCACCTCGGGTAATATTACAGCATTCATGCCTATCCAACAAAACCTGCCAATGTAAATAGGCTTTGCTTTATCGGTTATCGAGTTATCAATTAAATTATGATTGGCAGATATAATGCCGACATTCGGAGCAAGGTTTGTATAGTCATCAATAGTTACTCCGTTGGATGCTTCAATATAATTGCCAGGTGAATCTCCGGGGTAAACATTTTTTCCTCTTGTGATGTTTTCTGGGTGATAAATGGTAGAAGTGTGATGCACCATCCAGGATACCTTGCTGTTCTGTCTTAAAATATATTTATGGAGAAAGCCGGCGATATAAAAATTCAAGCCAACGTCGGTGCGTAACCTAAATATTTTTTGAATAAGTTTTTTCACATTATAAAGATATTACAGAACGTTTAATTCTTCTGCAATACATTATTTTCCGGAGCCCATTTCTGTTGCCATTTTTTATATTTATCCAAAACCAGTTGTGGGTCATAAGTATACCAGGTATAACCATCCCGGCGCTCTCTTTCTACTTCTGCCAGTGTATAAACAGGTTTTCCATCACGATTGCAAAAGAGCGGCTTTTGTGATCCGATCTCGTAATAGCGTGCCCAGATGGGCGGTGCTGTGGAATCAGCTATCACAATCTTATCCGTTTTAGATAGGCGGTATTTGAATTTCACCGGTTCTGCAGCAATTGTTTTTTCCCGAATGCCTAAAATTTTGGAATCATTAAACCATTTTACTGAGGACTGTACAGCATGAATTGTTCTTTCATCAGGATTATCAATGCTCATTAAAAATAGAACTACCGGCACACTTTCCCTGTTGCAAATACTTGGCGGTTCAAATTTTCTTGCCCATGCCGGCGTTAGCTTTACTTCATCGTATTGCTGGCACCAGGCAGTAGCCGATCCATTTACCACGATCTGCGTTTTAAAGATACAATCCAATCCTCTTTTATATGCTTCAGCTGCTTGTGCTTTTCTTGCCGCATCAACAAAAGAATATTGCGGACGACTATCTAAAATGTCTTTCAATACGTTCATGATGCCCGTCATTACATCATCATTATAGGTTATCTCTCTGCTGTAATTTTTCTGCAACGGATAGAATTGTGGCCAGCCGCCGTTCTCATATTGCGATGCTAAAATATAATCGATCCCTTTTAAGCAGGCGTCTTTATAGCGTCCATCTTTTATAACATAATATACTCTTGCCAGGCAAGCTACGTGAGAGTGTGTAGTGCTGTTATCAAAAGTGGTATTGGTATCAGTTTTGGCAGCGAGCAACTTTTGTTTTTCTTGCTCGGTTAAAATGGCTCGCATATCATAGTTCTTGGGCCACCCGCCGTTGTTTTTTTGATATAAAAGAATGTTATCAGCGATCTCTTTTATTTGTGTAGCTGCATATCTTGGTTGGTTGGGAACTGCGTTAATGATATTTTCATCATCAAAAATATCATACCAGTGATGAGCACTGTTTTGAAAAGAAGCGGTATCAATGGTATAAAAAGATTTAATGTACGCATCATTCTGTGCAAAGGAATACAATGAAAAGAACAGGAAGATGATTGGCAATAAATGTTTTTTCATCAGCAAGCGTTTTATGCAAGTTAAACGTTTAACACACATTTCTGTCCATGAGTTACGACAACGTTTGCACTGTTTACTTTTGGAAACATTGTCTTATTTTCTATTTTTATTCGATAATAATTTTATATGAAGCTATTTGCCAAACGATCTCTTGTTATTGTGATAACTACTTTTACTGTTGCTGTTGTAAATGCACAGGTAAAAAACATCGCTTATTATATTTCCAAAGCACCGTTTACGATGCCGCAGGTAACAGCGCCTACATTTGCTGATAAAACATTTTCAATAACTGATTATGGTGCAGTAGCAGATGATAAAACATTAAATACGGCTGCTTTTGCAAAAGCGATAGAGGCCTGTACCAACGCAGGTGGGGGTAAAGTATTGGTGCCAGCAGGGACATGGATAACCGGACCTATCGAATTAAAAAGTAATGTAGACCTTCATTTAGAAAAAGGCGCATTGGTGCAATTCACAAGCGATCATAAGCAATATCCTATGATCAAGCTTGGAGGTGGAAATAATATTTCGCCACAACCCCCTTTATATGCTTACAAGGCAACGAATATTGCATTAACAGGACAAGGAATATTTGATGGAGCAGGCGATACCTGGCGCCCGGTGAAAAAAAGTAAAGCGCCTGCAGAAGTATGGCAAGCGTTGCCCAAAACAGGTGTAATAAGCAGTGATGGGAAAATATGGTGGCCGAGTGGAGAAGCAATGGCTGGAGAAGTAGTGGTTGATCGTTTAAAAGATAATACCAATGCTACTCCTGATGATTATATCACTGCAAGAGATTTTCTTCGTCCGTATATGCTGCAGCTTATCTCTTGTGAGAATATACTAATAGACGGTGTTGCATTACGTAATTCGCCAAAATTCGTTTTGTATCCTAATAAATGCACCAACCTGATCATCAGTAACGCTACAATTTTTAATGATTGGTGGGCACAAAACGGAGATGGTATGGATATCAGCGCCTGTAAAAATGTA
The Ferruginibacter albus DNA segment above includes these coding regions:
- a CDS encoding SGNH/GDSL hydrolase family protein; its protein translation is MYRQRLLITLLSSLLIAWVCGTYFDHRFKENWQRVFFDKGDACANSTPDYDLLFFGDSRVQFGIDPYYVDSCTKLSSFNFGIAGADPRVTALFANWYLENHPAPKIVAINLDEYSIDSTDAFEAMFGLLYYLKSPTVTDAMKKMHYNTALIKLLPFTKYSFFDDYNRMTIFRSDLNASGSAYGKYSYRGFTSLNPLNFKDHAIVIDDGKNKDFKINLAQVANMENIITSFLQKGTKVLLFYPPIKDSIFETEKIKKEIAIKTGTQLSAKFNIPYIRFDTMSLFKTDMFFDHAHLNETGASILSKKMGEEINELIFKQ
- a CDS encoding MBOAT family O-acyltransferase, whose protein sequence is MFGIILIDFFSALQIEKNQRKKKWLLVSIFSNLGLLFFFKYSNFFIENINTAIGSNFILFKIILPLGLSFHTFQSLSYTIEVYRGNQKAVKHLGYFSLYVLFYPQLVAGPIERPQHLLPQFFTAHKFNWQNLHEGIRLMLWGFVKKVVLADRLSGFVDNVFNHPLNANCGATWLAVIFFAIQIYADFSGYSDIAIGCAKCMGIDLCINFKRPYFSKNIKEFWHRWHVSLSSWFRDYVYIPLGGNRKGELKKNVNTLCTFILSGLWHGAGWNFIIWGSLHGSYAVLFNLYERYISKRIFPKIIGWFLTILVVLFAWIFFRASSFHNAIEVITSALHFSNFSLRGALTNYGLNTIILIALVCGYVFGVERFSSLTLNSFNKYFVADIIFMNINCFLIIFWGVFHKISFIYFQF
- a CDS encoding ion channel, whose protein sequence is MALLRNINRKAKTEINSGFGVNADSYGGRFVTKDGTPNIEKKGVSFLESISWYHTMLQLPRWKFFTIILLFYIVVNFIFAGIYFLTGIENLVGITAPTTLGKFGEAYFFSAQTFTTVGYGHVSPNGFFTSAVSSLEALLGLLSFAIATGLFYGRFSKPKAYLRFSPNMLLAPYKGGVALMLRVAPYKNTTLIDAEAKVTAALIVDDNGVQKNEFFPLDLEYDKVNALTLSWTIVHHITETSPFYKFSIDDFKNANGEVIVYLKAFDDMFSNTVVGRTSYTFKELVIGAKFSMMYHRNKANSKTTLDLAKLNAYSTVDISYAFVENGNVANA
- a CDS encoding lipopolysaccharide biosynthesis protein; its protein translation is MLSLLVKLIAQIAVIYIYSRQLSIIDYGNYQSVWLYTNVISVIGLFGLPSLLLSVPLQSIKHWIINNRNRFVAAIVLLNIIPFIYLLFLSNQFSHIERWLLIGLIIVQNFSIITETIVIKKEKEKLVLLTNIIFNIGYLGWHIFILQHTYSLQLLLIGLAVLFIVKTLILLAGYSRKKISIKDDKTIPVTSQWFFLGINDVLGIIFKWVDKWIILLLISVTRFALYFNGSYEIPVFALMLGAVGNIMLVEMAKTGTEDTKKIKALFNSSSLLLAAITFPSFCFLLFYHTEFFTFIFSNKYADAIPVFLVSIFIIPVRITNYTALLQSQHKNNIIVKGSILDLTVALVLMCVLYPLFKLPGLALAFVLSTYTQAFYYLWETAKILRQKITDFFPLLKLISIMVASVLITAIAYVLLKQLHVWWYAIGGVVVTIKLIILLLYYYIKKERQP
- a CDS encoding acyltransferase — protein: MKKLIQKIFRLRTDVGLNFYIAGFLHKYILRQNSKVSWMVHHTSTIYHPENITRGKNVYPGDSPGNYIEASNGVTIDDYTNLAPNVGIISANHNLIDNSITDKAKPIYIGRFCWIGMNAVILPEVHLGDFTIVGAGAVVTKSFPEGYCVIAGNPAQIINQLDKTACEQFARTKYNS
- the pelA gene encoding pectate lyase; the protein is MKKHLLPIIFLFFSLYSFAQNDAYIKSFYTIDTASFQNSAHHWYDIFDDENIINAVPNQPRYAATQIKEIADNILLYQKNNGGWPKNYDMRAILTEQEKQKLLAAKTDTNTTFDNSTTHSHVACLARVYYVIKDGRYKDACLKGIDYILASQYENGGWPQFYPLQKNYSREITYNDDVMTGIMNVLKDILDSRPQYSFVDAARKAQAAEAYKRGLDCIFKTQIVVNGSATAWCQQYDEVKLTPAWARKFEPPSICNRESVPVVLFLMSIDNPDERTIHAVQSSVKWFNDSKILGIREKTIAAEPVKFKYRLSKTDKIVIADSTAPPIWARYYEIGSQKPLFCNRDGKPVYTLAEVERERRDGYTWYTYDPQLVLDKYKKWQQKWAPENNVLQKN
- a CDS encoding glycoside hydrolase family 28 protein, which codes for MKLFAKRSLVIVITTFTVAVVNAQVKNIAYYISKAPFTMPQVTAPTFADKTFSITDYGAVADDKTLNTAAFAKAIEACTNAGGGKVLVPAGTWITGPIELKSNVDLHLEKGALVQFTSDHKQYPMIKLGGGNNISPQPPLYAYKATNIALTGQGIFDGAGDTWRPVKKSKAPAEVWQALPKTGVISSDGKIWWPSGEAMAGEVVVDRLKDNTNATPDDYITARDFLRPYMLQLISCENILIDGVALRNSPKFVLYPNKCTNLIISNATIFNDWWAQNGDGMDISACKNVVVYKTTVSAGDDGICMKSSNYKDSTPQLQNIIVAGCTVLRAHGGFVIGSNTDGQMKNIYVADCKFIGSDIGVRVKSNYGRGGLVTNVYVDNITMSAIPEEAILFTTDYEDVVAGKSAKGVSATDKAPEFANFHFSNIRCTQANTAISIKGLPDVPAHDIYFDNVDITAKNGFSSTDAKNIFLNNVLINGDKPEFSTKRTSNVVLDGKVIVK